A genomic stretch from Thalassophryne amazonica chromosome 18, fThaAma1.1, whole genome shotgun sequence includes:
- the prr12a gene encoding proline-rich protein 12 isoform X3 encodes MDRNYPGTGFGDLGAGAGWSYERSAKASLVYGSSRSSHPDSELLHRQAYATPHPLQGYATNHHPGSSGQGGAWGAAGRSLGLSGLFDTGLHHASPSGPDASVMNLISALESRGPQPPPSASSLLSQFRTPSWQTAMHTPAPPELFISGALPGSGSFPSSSALSAYQHPASFSSRSFPATPLSLQDTPTFSPTSNGLLSSHDPLLHIKAPSQSSLGFDRLLSSQGAAAAAYRGSQDPTGATSAQASSARHLQSHQFNLLSSQLQDQSSQLYNASVFSSAQPQTQSQTQSNSAQERAVPRQDSVIKHYQRPSPAQSQLSSSAAHTLQHYLSCGGAGYQQIATHHRHTGLSCSPLGDQSPSSDHKPTTRTEQYRPIIQPPYSSSSSSSSSSAGKGTKSSSSSGYSSASSASSSRTPHTPPSASSTSSSSSSSSANSGAHPSNSIPTSSSSAAPSRQQPPPQSAPPPPTPQQQQPPPTSTSAAQSLPKSCLSGYGSPVPPVKTPTTALTGQTPPQQQQTQSYSPNHPPTTHLAQSFGGFSSPQAQDLSSGAGGKGYGSLGGRSQSYPTDIYGTDSAYGPLPSSLGGAGSPSLGYGAPGHSPALLRSSGSAGSGASGGSSNGTGNGNSGSGGATGSSMTNEGSGGGSYHIPDSSPSPSGNSGIIRPGLHSPVPACPTQSPGGAGSNKYMSSVLSPTFLASPQGYPDTRGPSSQPQSYHSTSSKTKTDTSMLGVGSQRSQDEVDDDEEFLIQHLLQAQASPAPQASHHHPQQQPQQGSQQTQPQPQSVPPTTDSGKGLSYDMSKTSEERYHPQSVIRTHSATATAGVANAGSGGTISGLDNQLEISLKKQQQHQQHHHQQQRNERSVGSSRSSGGRGSAEQVHSHLHHHDNLGSVVHYGRGDPYTQHSLAPQHASHSQHVSSHSQMPSHTQMELQKKSQERSDIAYPRKTPEIQQQHSQSQSAATLMDSPTDQSRQPQHLLQSVLSHTTRNKLEPHQQHHKMDSHQHQPQHHKMDSHQQHPQQHHKMESHQHQQHHKIDSHPQHQQHHKMDSHPPPQQHSISQQQAVMESTSGRLGSSKHQAQSQSTQLQLQLQSQALEVAAAHYNHGPPPHQHEQSQVKPSSVVSSLDMLERSLSQTSSTDVAVAEERRGAGGNGGRSGSTSDRHRQQEQQQRQHPSHHQPQQTHHSQQHSASELHSFLSEPDIGLSTPSHMHHLSQHHPQQHSSSQHQQPHSHHPHSQPQPPHPHHIPPPPASAHSQPQSDPQQPLSSQLAAQQGQLDQQRSDQHQFDTVSPVEKADQNQQSNRFVPLTSICFPDSLLQDEDRSFFPGMEDMFCAEDYKSSCAGGAGPGQEEINDSHPGQEGMDSLKTGQSGGGAGGSGGPTYDIMGHHGGDQGYESYCHGLEEPTNNTMTLDLDSLKTHELPSTVNTEQLGLIQSQAPAMGMSANNTGPNNPGAKLPTGPGGTGTGTGSGGLQSPIFCSSRPKKLLKSSSFHLLKERRDPNTLPKKSYAQEYEFEDDEDKADQPADIRLNSRRLPDLLPDLVSSCRKGGGGSGSGSLSPLMGDIDFYHSSGYSSIGSHSLLPQDGPKKRGRKPTRPKREGPPRPRGRPRIRPMPEPYTPRGMMGEMGGANLGSVGGFSVEGRGRGRGRGSRGRGGRREDMFMEMSGKEQEQMHHHHLHQQQQLHHQPQQQHEPIPPLKIKLPIGSLSSSDSLLRTDSLSGTDPALSDGSVGSAPSLGLSPGPPCSTDSTRSQEKNKQKSQMMIEGVDEEGLEERGDEKDSESKAGFVASFLDFLKTGKRPPGLDISPGIEPDNGETSPCKSGGLRPLSPAPPPPPPPPPFGDSEGNGALALGTCPSPKRLEDELKRNLETLPSFSSDEEDSVGKNQDLQKSISSAISALYDTPQLASTLQPTLPPPPPQPQSTQGPLTPTMQPPTLSPQTTMHTSHTQPQSNEPDILQPEDGDMDEDKEEENEMERSMGGEEESDMTEDREPQLETLGAPKLEASLPEVPLASVSPEPPSVPPSPASSSTPSHSPLPPLSLPSPIPPPEEEQQENLQTESPVPPSSPSPPPPPIASLPQPSTPTPSSPLSSPPPPSSVQKESPVPSPETPASPEEPPAPKITSLHLAQKQEDAAIVGESEEDESESGGEGIFRERDEFVVRVEDIRTLKLALQTGREPPPIWRVQKALLQKFSPEIKDGQRQFCATSNYLGYFGDAKKRYQRIYVKFLENVNKKDYVRVCSRRPWRRAAPALRRQTIPRMASPPAAQMPARVVEKEERVAPPIQREQREKSRAATTTAAKEREKKEVPAALPKAKEKELEKEKRVQPHQEKPEKRTAERGKVKEEKKAVERKEKVERPPKSKVAKVKAEPPPKKRKKWLKEVPSSSESDSSDEATSENEMPVKGGMNNRAMREMFRSYVEMLVSTALDPDMIQALEDTDDELYLPPMRKIDSILSEQKRRLLRRVSMSSQHQEALHAYPQIIVDPLDSGVVRLRLSGDAYNRKTLNRVKKTLPKPQDLKLSSESYQIYSLYHSLHHYKYHTFLQCKKETNTIEQAAEDPGQEEVVQQCMANQSWLETLFGSFIELLTLGTKA; translated from the exons ATGGATAGAAATTACCCAGGAACCGGATTTGGAGATTTGGGCGCAGGAGCAGGATGGAGTTACGAGAGATCGGCAAAAGCAAG TCTTGTATATGGGAGTTCCAGATCATCCCACCCTGACTCTGAGCTCCTTCACCGACAAGCCTACGCCACCCCACACCCTCTGCAGGGCTATGCCACCAATCACCACCCAGGGAGCTCTGGCCAAGGCGGGGCTTGGGGAGCAGCTGGACGAAGTTTGG GTCTGTCGGGGCTGTTTGACACTGGCCTGCACCATGCTAGCCCCTCTGGCCCTGACGCCTCTGTCATGAATTTGATCTCAGCATTGGAGTCCCGGGGTCCCCAGCCTCCTCCCTCTGCCTCCTCCCTGCTTTCTCAGTTCCGCACGCCATCCTGGCAGACAG CGATGCACACGCCTGCTCCTCCTGAACTGTTCATCTCCGGAGCCCTTCCTGGCTCTGGTTCCTTCCCCTCCTCTTCAGCTCTCTCAGCCTACCAGCACCCAGCATCCTTCTCTAGCCGCTCTTTCCCTGCCACCCCCCTTTCCCttcaggacacacccacatttagtCCCACTTCCAATGGTTTACTCTCTTCACATGACCCTCTGCTGCATATAAAGGCTCCTTCCCAGTCCAGCCTGGGTTTTGATAGACTCCTGTCctcacagggtgctgctgcagctgccTATAGGGGCAGCCAGGATCCCACGGGTGCCACATCTGCCCAGGCGTCCTCTGCCAGGCACTTGCAGTCACACCAGTTCAACCTGCTATCATCACAACTGCAGGATCAGTCCTCCCAGCTGTACAATGCCTCAGTTTTCTCCTCTGCTCAGCCCCAGACTCAGTCACAGACGCAGTCAAATTCGGCTCAGGAGCGGGCTGTACCCCGGCAGGACAGTGTCATCAAGCATTACCAGCGGCCCTCGCCAGCTCAGTCACAGCTCTCGTCCTCTGCTGCCCATACCCTCCAGCACTACCTCAGCTGTGGAGGGGCAGGGTACCAGCAGATTGCCACTCACCACAGACACACTGGTCTTTCTTGCAGCCCTTTGGGTGATCAGAGTCCATCGTCTGATCACAAGCCAACCACTCGCACTGAGCAATATCGGCCAATCATTCAGCCTCCctattcctcctcctcctcttcttcttcttcttcagctgGAAAAGGTACCAAAAGCAGCTCTAGTAGTGGATATTCTTCAGCCAGCTCGGCGTCATCCTCAAGAACTCCTCACACACCTCCTTCTGCCTCTTCcacctcctcttcttcctcttcttcttctgccaATTCTGGGGCTCATCCCTCCAATTCAATCCCCACATCCAGCTCTAGTGCAGCTCCTTCCAGGCAGCAGCCACCCCCTCAGTCAGCTCCTCCTCCACCCACCCCTCAGCAACAGCAGCCCCCTCCCACTTCCACCTCTGCTGCCCAGTCTCTCCCCAAATCCTGCCTCTCAGGCTATGGTTCTCCTGTGCCTCCAGTGAAGACCCCCACCACTGCTCTTACTGGTCAGACTCCACCCCAGCAGCAGCAGACACAGTCATACTCCCCCAATCATCCTCCTACTACCCACCTGGCCCAGTCCTTTGGAGGATTCAGCTCCCCACAAGCCCAAGATCTCAGTTCTGGTGCTGGTGGGAAAGGTTATGGAAGTTTAGGAGGGAGAAGTCAGTCATATCCTACAGACATATATGGCACTGACTCTGCTTATGGACCACTTCCATCTTCTCTAGGTGGTGCTGGAAGCCCTTCACTGGGCTATGGTGCTCCAGGCCACTCCCCAGCCCTTTTACGTTCAAGTGGCTCAGCAGGTAGTGGAGCATCTGGCGGAAGCAGTAATGGCACTGGAAATGGGAACTCTGGGTCAGGAGGCGCGACAGGAAGCAGTATGACAAATGAGGGAAGCGGGGGAGGATCTTATCATATTCCAGATTCTAGTCCTTCCCCTTCTGGCAACTCTGGCATCATTCGTCCAGGGTTGCACTCACCAGTACCTGCCTGCCCAACACAGTCTCCAGGAGGTGCTGGCTCGAATAAATACATGTCTTCAGTTCTTTCTCCCACCTTTTTAGCATCCCCGCAGGGCTACCCTGATACTAGAGGCCCAAGCTCACAGCCTCAGTCTTACCATTCCACCTCCTCCAAAACAAAGACGGACACTTCCATGCTTGGAGTGGGCTCTCAGAGATCCCAAGACGAAGTAGATGATGATGAAGAGTTTCTGATTCAGCACCTTTTGCAAGCGCAAGCTAGCCCTGCACCCCAAGCTTCCCATCACCACCCCCAACAACAGCCACAACAGGGTTCCCAACAAACACAGCCTCAACCCCAATCAGTGCCTCCAACCACTGATTCAGGTAAAGGCCTGTCATATGACATGAGTAAGACTTCTGAAGAGCGGTACCACCCCCAGAGTGTCATACGCACTCATAGTGCCACAGCCACTGCTGGAGTTGCTAATGCAGGATCTGGAGGGACCATCTCAGGCCTGGACAACCAGTTGGAAATTTCACTAAAGAAACAGCAACAGCACCAACAACACCACCATCAGCAACAAAGAAATGAGAGGTCTGTTGGAAGCAGTAGAAGCAGTGGAGGGAGAGGCAGCGCTGAACAAGTCCATTCCCACCTCCATCACCATGATAACCTTGGCTCTGTAGTACACTATGGCCGGGGTGACCCGTACACCCAACACTCCCTTGCTCCCCAACACGCATCGCATAGTCAGCATGTGTCATCACACTCACAGATGCCATCTCATACTCAAATGGAGCTCCAGAAGAAGTCCCAAGAGCGTTCAGATATTGCTTACCCTCGGAAAACACCTGAAATCCAACAACAGCATTCCCAGTCTCAAAGTGCTGCCACCCTCATGGATTCCCCCACCGATCAGTCCCGTCAGCCGCAACATCTGCTTCAGTCTGTACTATCGCACACCACGCGTAACAAACTGGAACCTCACCAACAGCACCATAAAATGGATTCTCACCAACATCAACCGCAGCACCACAAAATGGACTCTCACCAACAACATCCACAACAGCATCATAAAATGGAGTCTCAT CAGCATCAGCAGCACCACAAAATTGATTCTCATCCTCAACATCAACAGCACCATAAGATGGACTCTCATCCCCCACCTCAACAGCACTCTATTAGCCAACAGCAAGCAGTCATGGAAAGTACAAGTGGCAGACTTGGCTCAAGTAAACATCAGGCTCAATCTCAATCCACTCAACTCCAACTTCAGCTTCAGTCACAGGCTTTGGAAGTGGCAGCCGCACACTACAACCACGGTCCACCTCCGCATCAGCATGAGCAGAGCCAGGTTAAACCAAGCTCGGTAGTCTCTTCCTTGGACATGCTGGAGCGTTCACTCTCTCAGACCTCCAGCACAGATGTAGCTGTGGCAGAGGAGAGACGAGGCGCAGGAGGCAACGGAGGCAGGAGCGGAAGTACTAGTGACCGCCACAGACAACAGGAGCAGCAACAGAGGCAGCATCCATCCCATCACCAACCACAGCAAACGCATCACTCACAGCAGCATTCTGCCTCTGAACTGCATTCGTTCCTTTCTGAGCCTGACATTGGCTTGTCTACCCCATCTCACATGCACCATCTCTCACAGCACCACCCCCAGCAGCACTCCAGCTCACAACACCAACAGCCTCATTCTCACCACCCTCACTCTCAGCCACAGCCTCCTCATCCTCACCATATACCGCCTCCTCCTGCCTCAGCCCACTCCCAGCCTCAGTCTGACCCACAGCAGCCACTCTCGTCACAACTCGCGGCTCAGCAAGGGCAGTTGGACCAACAACGCTCGGATCAGCACCAGTTTGACACCGTCAGTCCAGTGGAGAAGGCAGACCAAAATCAACAAAGTAACCGCTTTGTACCCTTGACTTCCATCTGCTTCCCAGACTCCCTTCTTCAGGATGAGGATCGCTCTTTTTTTCCAGGAATGGAAGACATGTTTTGTGCTGAAGACTATAAGTCAAGCTGCGCTGGAGGTGCAGGACCAGGGCAGGAGGAAATTAATGATAGCCACCCAGGTCAAGAAGGAATGGATTCCTTGAAAACTGGGCAAAGTGGAGGTGGAGCAGGAGGAAGTGGTGGACCTACTTATGATATTATGGGCCACCATGGTGGAGATCAGGGCTATGAATCATATTGTCATGGTCTAGAAGAACCCACTAACAACACAATGACTCTGGACCTAGATTCTCTTAAAACTCATGAGCTCCCGTCAACTGTCAACACTGAACAGCTTGGGTTGATTCAGTCCCAGGCTCCTGCTATGGGTATGAGCGCAAATAATACTGGGCCCAACAATCCAGGAGCTAAACTACCCACTGGACCGGGAGGAACTGGCACAGGAACAGGCtctggaggtctgcagtctcctattTTCTGCTCTTCCCGTCCTAAGAAGCTTCTCAAGTCCAGTTCTTTCCACCTGCTAAAGGAGCGCCGGGACCCAAACACACTTCCTAAGAAAAGCTATGCTCAAGAATATGAATTTGAAGATGACGAGGATAAAGCAGACCAACCAGCTGACATTCGGTTGAACAGCCGAAGGCTCCCTGACCTATTGCCAGACCTGGTATCCAGCTGCAGAAAGGGAGGTGGAGGAAGTGGAAGTGGATCACTCAGCCCTTTAATGGGTGACATTGACTTCTACCACTCATCTGGCTACTCATCTATTGGATCACACTCTCTTCTGCCTCAAGATGGCCCCAAGAAAAGAGGGAGGAAGCCCACGAGGCCCAAGAGAGAGGGCCCACCAAGGCCAAGAGGACGGCCTCGTATTCGCCCGATGCCAGAACCTTACACACCACGAGGAATGATGGGGGAAATGGGTGGAGCAAACCTCGGCAGTGTAGGGGGATTTAGTGTGGAGGGGAGAGGAAGGGGCAGAGGTCGTGGAagcagaggaagaggaggaaggaGGGAGGATATGTTCATGGAAATGAGTGGAAAGGAGCAAGAACAGATGCACCACCATCACCTCCATCAGCAACAACAGCTCCATCACCAACCTCAGCAGCAACATGAGCCAATTCCACCCCTGAAG ATAAAGTTACCAATTGGTAGCCTGTCCTCGTCGGATTCCTTGCTGAGGACAGACTCTCTGTCTGGCACAGACCCTGCTTTGTCGGATGGCTCGGTGGGTTCAGCCCCCTCACTTGGTTTGAGTCCTGGGCCTCCATGTAGCACTGACAGCACCAGAAGTCAGGAAAAGAACAAGCAGAAAAGCCAGATGATGATTGAAGGAGTGGATGAAGAAGGCTTGGAGGAAAGG GGTGATGAGAAGGACTCTGAGTCCAAGGCAGGCTTTGTGGCTTCATTCTTGGATTTCCTCAAGACAGGGAAAAGGCCTCCAGGCTTGGACATTTCACCAGGAATAGAACCCGACAACGGTGAAACGTCCCCTTGTAAATCTGGGGGTCTGCGCCCTTTATCTCCTGCACCTCCTCCACCTCCGCCGCCACCTCCTTTTGGTGACAGTGAAGGGAATGGGGCACTGGCCCTGGGCACCTGTCCCAGCCCTAAGCGCTTGGAAGATGAGCTGAAGAGGAACCTGGAGACCTTGCCTTCCTTCTCCTCTGATGAGGAGGACTCGGTCGGAAAGAACCAGGATCTTCAGAAGAGCATTTCGTCTGCCATTTCTGCTTTGTATGATACTCCTCAGTTGGCCTCGACCCTCCAGCCCACATTACCTCCTCCGCCTCCCCAGCCACAGTCTACACAGGGGCCCCTTACCCCCACAATGCAACCCCCCACACTTAGCCCACAGACCACCATGCACACCTCCCATACCCAGCCCCAGTCCAATGAACCTGACATCCTTCAGCCAGAAGATGGAGACATGGATGAGGACAAGGAAGAAGAGAATGAGATGGAGAGGAGCATGGgaggagaagaagagagtgaTATGACAGAAGACAGAGAACCACAGCTGGAAACCCTGGGTGCTCCAAAGCTGGAAG catctctcccTGAGGTTCCTCTGGCATCAGTATCCCCGGAGCCTCCTTCTGTTCCCCCATCTCCGGCCTCATCGTCCACGCCCTCTCACTCCCCTCTCCCTCCCCTTTCCCTCCCCTCACCTATACCTCCTCCAGAGGAAGAACAACAGGAGAATTTGCAGACTGAAAGCCCCGTGCCTCCCTCGTCTCCCTCTCCACCACCGCCACCCATTGCTTCTCTTCCTCAGCCTTCTACTCCTACTCCATCCTCACCTCTGTCCTCACCTCCTCCTCCATCTTCAGTACAGAAAGAGTCTCCTGTGCCCTCTCCAGAAACTCCCGCTTCTCCCGAAGAGCCTCCAGCTCCTAAGATCACCTCCCTGCACCTAGCCCAGAAGCAGGAAGACGCTGCCATTGTAGGAGAGAGTGAAGAGGATGAAAGCGAGAGTGGTGGGGAAGGTATCTTCAGAGAAAGGGATGAGTTTGTAGTTCGGGTGGAAGACATTCGGACTCTGAAG CTGGCTTTGCAGACGGGCCGCGAGCCTCCACCCATCTGGAGGGTGCAAAAAGCCCTCCTGCAGAAGTtcagtccagagatcaaagatgggCAGAGGCAGTTTTGTGCCACAAGCAAT tATCTTGGCTACTTTGGAGATGCTAAGAAGCGTTACCAGCGGATCTACGTCAAATTTCTGGAGAACGTGAACAAGAAAGACTATGTTCGAGTTTGTTCTCGAAGACCCTGGCGCAGAGCGGCACCTGCTCTCAG ACGCCAGACAATCCCAAGAATGGCTTCCCCTCCTGCTGCTCAGATGCCAGCAAGAGTAGTTGAGAAAGAGGAACGGGTTGCTCCGCCCATCCAACGTGAACAGAGAGAGAAGTCGAGAGCAGCAACCACAACAGCGGCAAAAGAACGGGAAAAGAAAGAGGTCCCAGCTGCTCTCCCAAAGGCCAAAGAGAAGGAGCTTGAGAAGGAGAAGCGTGTTCAGCCACACCAGGAGAAACCGGAGAAACGCACCGCAGAACGAGGAAAGGTGAAGGAGGAGAAGAAAGCAGTGGAAAGGAAGGAAAAGGTTGAGCGCCCACCGAAGTCCAAAGTGGCTAAGGTGAAGGCGGAGCCACCGCCCAAGAAGAGGAAGAAGTGGCTAAAGGAAGTACCTTCATCGTCAGAGTCAGACTCGTCTGATGAAGCCACTAGCGAGAATGAAA TGCCAGTGAAAGGTGGCATGAACAACCGTGCCATGAGAGAGATGTTCAGGAGCTATGTGGAGATGCTCGTCAGCACAGCTCTGGATCCTGACATGATCCAAGCCCTGGAGGACACAGACG ATGAGCTGTACCTCCCTCcgatgaggaagattgacagcatCCTCAGCGAACAGAAGAGGAGGTTGCTGAGGAGAGTCAGCATGAGCTCTCAGCACCAG GAGGCCCTGCATGCTTACCCCCAAATCATTGTAGACCCCCTGGACTCGGGAGTGGTGAGGCTGCGGCTCAGCGGGGATGCTTACAATCGCAAGACCCTCAACAGAGTCAAGAAAACCCTTCCTAAACCACAG GACCTTAAACTGTCATCTGAGTCGTACCAGATTTACAGCCTGTACCACTCCTTACATCATTATAAATACCACACCTTCTTACAGTGCAAGAAAGAG ACTAACACCATTGAACAGGCGGCTGAGGACCCAGGCCAAGAAGAAGTGGTGCAGCAGTGCATGGCAAACCAGAGCTGGCTCGAGACGCTCTTCGGCTCCTTCATCGAGCTGCTCACACTCGGCACCAAAGCCTGA